A stretch of DNA from Glycine max cultivar Williams 82 chromosome 18, Glycine_max_v4.0, whole genome shotgun sequence:
TTTGTCAATTTTTGCTTTGCTTGTCTCTGATTTTTATCGTAGATCGCcatccattttttcttctttattttttggcaCGGAGATTGTTGGTTTGGGTGGAGATAgtcaaagaaagagaagaaggaagaggATAGGAGAAGAAAGggtggaggggggggggggatacaACAAGAGAGTCACCGTCGTCGGAAGTCATGGTGGTTACCAGTCGAAATTTGAGGAGCCGAGGAgcgagagagaaagaagaaaaacatttgGTACAACATGCCTACCAAATTACTGTGTACCTGAGATAAATCTAACCGTATAAAAAAggcaaaattacattttttcccCCCTTCTCTACAATTTCGATTTtagtgtttttaaatttatttacgaatttAATTTCCCAATTATTTCAAATAGTGTGGTGAAATGGTGATAAGATAGAACATAGAGGAGACGTGGGACATGAATTGCATTGAAATATCTTGCATTTGCAGGAAACGGTAAGTACAGTTCCCTCTTGTTCTTACCTTGCGAAATTCGGTATTAATTTccttatcaaatttatttagaaTGCAGTGACACAGTCTAAATTATCATCTATTCACAAATTTTCATATATGATAGGTTTCTTCTCGTATCATAACTACTTTAGAAATGATAACTGTAACAATTTGTTATTGGTTACCGGGTGTAAAACTCTTTCTCATTGTCATGGGAAATATAATTGACAGCCACCTAAACATATACTACTTCCTAACTGACATATTTAGATTATTGTGTTGTGCACCATCTGTTTGATGAAATTTCCAAGTTGGTTTCTAGAATTCTACAATTCTACCTTCAAAACCGTGTGTACAACTTGTTTGTTATAATGTCTGAACCACAACAAACATGCTTCTGTTGTGCTAATTCCTAGCCCACTTGTTCTTGGCCATCCTTGCTCTCTTCTACCTGTTGTTATCCTCTACTTGCTTTTTTGGGGTTTATTCAGTAAGCTTGGAATAGTGTGGAATTAATTGGTTATTTTGTATCTTGAGGGCTTAGGCAACTTTCTGACTGTTTGGTTTTGTGcggatatttttaaaattgcctGAAGGTTAGTCTTTTCATTTGCCAATTTATCTGCACATTTCATGTCTCTGAATATTTGAAGGTATTGCTTGGCCCATGCTTTGATTTAAATCATTTTGGTGACACACAGTCAGAAATATTTTGTGAGGATGAATAGAAAATTTGGAGGTGGAAAGCAGCCAACAGGGACTCCTTCACTGGCTTGGTCCTGCGTGGTTGTTGTCTTCTCTCTTCTTGCTGGTGCCTCTGTTGTTCACAATATCTATAAGCCTAATCTTGTAAGTTTTTCTCTCTAACTTCTTCATGTTACATTCTTTTATTCAGTGTTTTGAGTTATAAATATGGCAATATGTGCAAGGTATGTGTGttttatttgtggaagttgGACTTTTGAATGCTCCATATTTGTTACAGCACATAGGGAGCTAATGTGCTTGATTGAAACCTGAGctattttaaatatcttttcttttcaatttgtcTAACAAAGTGCACAGTTGAGATCGTTGCTAACTATTTTTTAGATATAGATAAAGCCAATCCCTTTACTTGACATTGCACTGATCATTGCAGCATACTGTGCGGTCAGTAACTTAAGTCCAACTTGTATGATTTCCTATAAATGTTAGATCCGTTTGACTATCTTGACAATTTATCTCACGCATTAGTTCATGCTGCTCTAAATTCAATCCACTCTTTGCAAACAATGCAATGAAGATATTGTAGTTGCAGTAGTAcattcacacacacaaacacatatattcaaaaatcatttgaccgataaaaaaaaacatattcaaaatctttatcatGTCCTCTATTTTCactatgaatttaaattttcctTAGATTGAATCATAGTAGATAGCGAAGTGCAAAAccatttatgaaataataaagtctataattttataaaatacaaaCTCTTGATAAAAAGCCATGGATATGTAGCCATTAACTCCctttgattttcttatcataATATCATCTGTTATCACTTACAGTCTTACACTATACTATCTAAAGTGCCTAGGATGCATTTTACAGGATCAAGATCTTTTTACTGTAATGTTgtttactcatttttttttcctatgtaGACATTGCCTCCTGTTGATGGAGTTGATAGCACCAAGCAGAAACATGATGAAAAAGAATGATCATTTCCCCTGCTGAATTCCTTTTCATTATCGTGAAGGTGACCAAGTTTGCTTAAAGTTAACTATCACTACAATTAAGTCTGATATAAACTACAAAGGATTAATTTTATAtgagaatattaattttattttttggaatttttgtttttacggtggtgttttaattttttggtggATATACAGTTGCAAAATTTTTGGAAGACTAGTagtgatgttttaaatttttgagagactaatgttgaccaaattttttggaaaactaaTATGTGCAAAACGAACCTTGAGAGTTTATCAACTTTATTCTATAATCATATAGTATTCTATCTTTGCTTATCTACTGCACAAAACAAGTCCTAATTCAatgtataaaaacaaaatagataAAGCTTTTAGAACAGCTCGATCAGATTGTATTTACGGTGCAAGTCTTGTAATATCTTATGATGTCCTGCATAACtttaaaaatgatgatttgagTATTTGACTACTCTGATTATATATTTTCAGAGCAAATACAtgtgaattaaaataaacatattataaACACTGTTGGtaccaaaataattaatgcaatttttttatagcCTGTAATTAAAATTTCCAACACTTTTGATTACAGTATATGCCTAACTTTTATCTACACATAGTTAAAGCCTGAACAATTAACTGGTCTACTGAGTTCATCTTCGTGCCACAGACGACCTCAACTACTAATACTGTTCATTATCCATTTCCCCCCCTTTCCTTTTATTCTATCTTGTATTATTATAAACACAATGCTTTGTTGgcaattagtgtttttttattaagagcTTTCTTTCTGCTTCCCTTTCAAATATTTGCTGGCAGCCTTGCATTACAAGGACTTGACAGAGCATATTCAGTTAGGATCGAAGATGTTCTTAGTGCTGGACAACTATTTGTGGTTGGCTAGTTGTATAATCGGGCCCCAAGTAGCATTAGGGcttattttattgtaaagtGGATACTGAATTGAAAGTTAATCTTAGAAAAGGTTGCATATCCTAATGAGATGGTATCCATAGATGTTTTCattgttgccactccataatTAGAGGAAAGAGgtgttttatctttttgttgtcCAATACTTTTTACACGTTGGAGAGAAAGAATAGGCTGTTACTCACCTATTGACTCGAGCAAATTCCACTCCTTTTCAGAGTAACACAATTGGTTAAATATGTATAAATTCTGTTTTACCTGCGCTATTTTTTCTTCCTCAAACCACTAGGAGTATTTCGTGGATGGCATCCGAAAGTTATGCTGTTAATTTTTGTCCAATCTTATTCCTTGCAAATTTGACTTTAACcgtaattaattttgtatgaaGGAATAAATGTACGATACTGATTGAAAAACAAGAATAAATACTTAATGGTGAACCCAAGTAACTTTACTTCAATAACCAACGTGAAGGgatatttgaatatttgatcggaatataaatatttaaattattaacaattagaaattatacattttttgtaagaaaagaataattagTTTTTACTTAATGCTAAAAAATGCCTTTAGTGAAAGCAATGATCATTCAGTAAATAAAAGCAACaactgtttttaaattttttatttcaatatttttgtcattttctttttttactgaaaagaactttaattattgatgttaatacacaatttttttcacaGAAAGAAATTATTCTATCACACTCTCAAAGAACCGGTACATTTGTCCAATTGTTACAAGAAGCAACACTTCTTGGTTCTTGCCCAGGAAAAAACCTCGAGTTTAA
This window harbors:
- the LOC106797182 gene encoding uncharacterized protein, with amino-acid sequence MNCIEISCICRKRQKYFVRMNRKFGGGKQPTGTPSLAWSCVVVVFSLLAGASVVHNIYKPNLTLPPVDGVDSTKQKHDEKE